A region of Candidatus Deferrimicrobium sp. DNA encodes the following proteins:
- a CDS encoding cbb3-type cytochrome c oxidase subunit I, with translation MANGARSDSIVRGFALSSVFWLLVGLGIGLWLAAEMIYPALNLAPWLAFGRLRVVHTNGLIFGFTLAGIFACSFYMLEKLTRTPLAFPGLAKAQLWLFNIAIALAALSLFAGLNTSKEYSELEWPLDIVVVALWVMFAANVMGTLVKRREKQMYVSLWFIVGCVVTVAVVYILNNLAVPVSLTKSYSVYAGVNDANVQWWFGHNAVASVFTFPILAMFYYFLPKSTGLPIYSHRLSIIAFWSLIFGYLWTGAHHLMLTPVPEWIQTVALAFSLFLIAPSWASVLNGFYTMNGNWDKMKSNYLVKFFILGITFYGLQTIQGPTQAIRALSGHLHFTEYIPGHVHMGTMGWVTMIISASMYFMMTKITGREIHSVKLANLHFWLILVGQLMSTATLWIAGIVQGAMWKATNPDGSLMYNFLDSVAAMYPFWAVRLVGGLLYFAGIAVFAYNLYMTSRPMPGTESPASKAAKFQAA, from the coding sequence ATGGCGAATGGGGCTCGAAGCGACTCCATCGTGAGGGGATTCGCCCTCTCCTCGGTGTTCTGGCTGCTGGTCGGGCTGGGGATCGGGCTGTGGCTGGCGGCCGAGATGATCTACCCCGCCCTCAACCTCGCGCCGTGGCTCGCGTTCGGCCGCCTGCGGGTGGTCCACACCAACGGCCTGATCTTCGGGTTCACCCTCGCCGGGATCTTCGCCTGCAGTTTTTATATGCTCGAAAAGCTGACCCGGACTCCGCTCGCGTTCCCGGGCCTCGCGAAAGCCCAGCTCTGGCTGTTCAACATCGCCATCGCCCTGGCGGCCCTCTCCCTGTTCGCCGGGTTGAACACCTCCAAGGAATACTCGGAGCTGGAGTGGCCTCTCGACATCGTGGTGGTGGCCCTGTGGGTGATGTTCGCCGCGAACGTGATGGGAACGCTCGTCAAGCGGCGGGAGAAGCAGATGTACGTCTCCCTCTGGTTCATCGTCGGCTGCGTGGTCACGGTGGCGGTGGTTTACATCCTGAACAATCTCGCGGTCCCGGTGAGCCTGACAAAATCGTACTCGGTGTACGCAGGCGTGAACGACGCGAACGTCCAATGGTGGTTCGGGCACAACGCCGTCGCGTCGGTCTTCACCTTCCCGATCCTGGCGATGTTCTACTATTTCCTGCCGAAATCCACGGGTCTGCCGATCTACAGCCACCGCCTCTCCATCATCGCCTTCTGGTCCCTCATCTTCGGCTACCTCTGGACCGGGGCGCACCACCTGATGCTGACGCCGGTGCCCGAGTGGATCCAGACGGTCGCGCTCGCCTTCAGCCTGTTCCTCATCGCCCCCTCCTGGGCCTCGGTCCTCAACGGTTTCTACACGATGAACGGGAACTGGGACAAGATGAAATCGAACTACCTTGTCAAGTTCTTCATCCTCGGCATCACCTTCTACGGGCTCCAGACGATCCAGGGACCGACCCAGGCGATCCGGGCGCTCTCCGGGCACCTCCACTTCACCGAGTACATCCCCGGCCATGTCCACATGGGGACGATGGGGTGGGTGACGATGATCATCTCGGCGTCGATGTATTTCATGATGACGAAGATCACCGGCCGGGAGATCCACAGCGTGAAGCTGGCGAACCTCCATTTCTGGCTGATCCTCGTGGGGCAACTCATGTCCACCGCGACCCTCTGGATCGCGGGGATCGTCCAGGGCGCCATGTGGAAAGCCACCAACCCCGACGGCTCCCTCATGTACAACTTCCTGGACTCCGTGGCGGCGATGTACCCGTTCTGGGCCGTCCGGCTCGTCGGCGGCCTTCTCTACTTCGCCGGGATCGCGGTCTTCGCCTACAACCTGTACATGACGTCCCGGCCGATGCCCGGGACGGAATCGCCCGCTTCGAAAGCGGCGAAGTTCCAGGCGGCCTGA
- the ccoO gene encoding cytochrome-c oxidase, cbb3-type subunit II yields MRFDGLYEKPVLFAIAAVAVLSVGTLVTTFIPLFLPSTQPVSPLIRPYTAVEAEGRDIYIREGCNNCHTQTVRPMRTEVARYGDYSKPEESAWDRPFLWGSRRTGPDLARLGGKYPDAWHYRHMANPQAMFDRSNMPAYAWLAKSKLDTALTARKVTILGYGYDGAEVARQLATFRQTVTAPAYPSARVRSQVTPAALQGEITELDAMVAYLQKLGRDLKAAQATVAGSATAEAAETKNPYAGSREAEEEGEKIFKENCRSCHGEKGAGGFGPKLSTTAHKFGSSDGDLFSSVAGGRPGGMPSFLPQLGKDRVWKAVSYIRRLEREGR; encoded by the coding sequence ATGCGCTTCGACGGCCTGTACGAGAAACCCGTTCTGTTCGCGATCGCCGCGGTGGCCGTCCTCTCGGTCGGCACGCTGGTCACCACCTTCATCCCCCTCTTCCTCCCGTCGACCCAGCCGGTGAGCCCCCTGATCAGGCCGTACACGGCCGTCGAGGCGGAAGGGAGGGACATCTACATCCGGGAAGGGTGCAACAATTGCCACACGCAGACCGTTCGCCCGATGCGAACCGAGGTGGCGCGGTACGGCGACTATTCGAAGCCCGAGGAATCGGCCTGGGACCGCCCCTTCCTGTGGGGCTCGCGGCGCACGGGGCCGGACCTCGCGCGTCTCGGGGGGAAGTATCCCGACGCATGGCATTACCGCCACATGGCGAACCCGCAGGCGATGTTCGACAGGTCGAACATGCCGGCGTACGCGTGGCTCGCGAAATCGAAGCTCGACACCGCGCTCACGGCCCGGAAGGTGACGATCCTCGGCTACGGGTACGACGGGGCGGAGGTCGCCCGGCAACTGGCGACCTTCCGGCAGACGGTCACGGCGCCGGCCTATCCGTCCGCGCGAGTGCGCTCCCAGGTGACGCCTGCCGCCCTCCAGGGCGAGATCACGGAACTCGACGCGATGGTGGCGTATCTCCAGAAGCTGGGGCGGGACCTGAAGGCGGCGCAGGCAACCGTCGCGGGATCGGCGACCGCCGAGGCGGCGGAGACGAAGAACCCGTACGCGGGGAGCCGCGAGGCCGAAGAGGAAGGCGAGAAGATCTTCAAGGAGAATTGCCGGAGCTGCCACGGTGAAAAAGGGGCCGGGGGGTTCGGTCCGAAGCTTTCGACGACCGCCCACAAATTCGGCAGTTCGGACGGGGACCTGTTCTCCTCCGTCGCCGGGGGGCGGCCGGGAGGGATGCCCTCGTTCCTTCCGCAATTGGGGAAGGACCGGGTGTGGAAGGCGGTCTCTTACATCCGCCGCCTTGAGAGGGAAGGTCGATGA